The following nucleotide sequence is from Nocardioides daedukensis.
CCTGTCGACCTCGTCGGGACTCTCGGTGGCCGTGGCCGGCGTGGTCACCCAGGACGTCTTCCGCGGCACCCGGATCACCGGCGTGCGCGCGTTCCGGGTGGCCGGGGCGATCGCGGTGATCACCCCGTGCACCGCCGCCGTGCTTGCCCCCGACCTGGGCATCGCCAAGGCGGTCGGGTTGGCCTTCGCCGTCGCTGCCTCGACGTTCTGTCCGCTGCTGCTGCTCGGCATCTGGTGGCGGGGCCTGACCGACGTCGGTGCGATCGCCGGCCTGCTGACCGGGTTCATCGCCTCGGGCATCGGGGTGACCTATTCCCTCAGCAGCTGGACGGCCTCGGGCTGGGTCGACGTACTGCTCTCCCAGCCCGCGGCGTGGGCGGTGCCCCTAGCCTTCACCACGATGTACGCCGTCTCCAAGGCCACCGCGTCACGGGTCCCGGGGCACGTGCGGCGGTTCATGGTGAGGCTGCACACCCCCGAAGCGGTCGCGCTCGACCGCGGCTGAACCGTTCGTCGTCCCCCATCGACCGTTCACCGATTCGCGAGCGCCATTCGGCGCGCAGGCCCCGCGCACTCCTGATGGAGCGACCCGTGACGCTTCTAGCGTGATGGTGATCACAACTTCGAGAAGGGACCCCGCCGTGCCCCCGAATGCACATGACCAAGCCGATCGGCACCATCCGATCTATGACGAGCTGCACGCGACACCCGAGTTCACCGAGCTGCGCCGCGCCTATCGCGGGTTCGTGTTCCCTGCGACCGTCGCCTTCCTGGTCTGGTACCTGCTCTACGTCGTGCTCTCCATGTGGGCCTCCGACCTGATGGGCCAGAAGGTCGTCGGCAACATCAACGTGGCGCTGGTCTTCGGGCTGCTCCAGTTCCTGACCACCTTCCTGCTGGCGTGGTGGTACTCCTCCTACAGCACCAAGAAGCTGGACCCGCTGGCCCGCAAGCTCAACGACGACTTCAACGCGCACATGGACGGCCCTGCCGCCGGTGCCGCCGGAACGGAGGCCTGACATGGATGGCGACCAGATCCTCACCTCGGGCCTCTTCCTCTCGGTCGTGGCCCTGACCGTCTACATCACCTTCCGCGCCAGCCGGGGCAGCAGCGGCACCACCGACTTCTATGCCGGCGGACGCGGGTTCTCCGGTTTCCAGAACGGTCTGGCGATCGGCGGCGACTACATGTCGGCGGCGTCGTTCCTCGGCATCTCCGGCGCGATCGCGCTCTCCGGCTATGACGGCTTCCTCTACTCGATCGGCTTCCTCGTCGCCTGGCTGGTGGCGCTGCTGCTCGTCGCAGAGGTGCTGCGCAACTCCGGGCGCTACACGATGGCCGACCAGCTCGCCTACCGGATGAAGCAGCGCCCGGTCCGCACCGCGGCCGCCACCTCGACCGTGGTCGTGTCGAT
It contains:
- a CDS encoding DUF485 domain-containing protein; the protein is MPPNAHDQADRHHPIYDELHATPEFTELRRAYRGFVFPATVAFLVWYLLYVVLSMWASDLMGQKVVGNINVALVFGLLQFLTTFLLAWWYSSYSTKKLDPLARKLNDDFNAHMDGPAAGAAGTEA